In Thermodesulfobacteriota bacterium, one DNA window encodes the following:
- a CDS encoding PIG-L deacetylase family protein, with translation MTELFRKCMVIVPHCDDECISVAGTIAKIKEVGGEVSVIVLVAGDIFFCHAEEKVTAETRIREFENAMKYLGVDYYDVLYRTGDLESRLDTIPIRDIVHRIDRLIVEHQASTVFIPRKSFHQDHIVAHQAAFAACRPSPDKATPRYVLEHEYPASTWNLSGEDSWANFFVDIEDYIEKKVKAIEYHQSQLRSNLHTISIETCVLWAKTRGRIVGIEYAEAFRLLRYVG, from the coding sequence ATGACCGAACTGTTTAGGAAATGCATGGTTATTGTCCCTCACTGTGATGACGAATGCATCTCCGTAGCTGGAACGATTGCGAAAATAAAGGAGGTTGGTGGAGAGGTCTCCGTTATTGTTCTGGTTGCAGGAGATATATTTTTTTGTCACGCGGAGGAGAAGGTGACTGCAGAGACAAGAATCAGAGAGTTTGAAAATGCTATGAAGTATCTTGGAGTGGATTATTATGATGTTCTGTATCGGACAGGAGACCTAGAGTCTAGGTTGGATACGATTCCGATAAGGGATATTGTTCACCGAATTGATCGACTGATTGTAGAGCATCAAGCAAGCACTGTGTTTATTCCAAGAAAGTCATTCCACCAGGACCATATCGTAGCTCATCAGGCTGCCTTCGCTGCTTGTAGACCAAGCCCGGATAAAGCTACACCACGGTATGTTCTGGAACACGAGTATCCGGCTAGCACATGGAATCTGTCTGGAGAAGATAGTTGGGCAAACTTCTTCGTTGATATAGAGGACTATATCGAAAAAAAAGTGAAGGCAATAGAATACCACCAGTCACAGTTGAGAAGTAATCTCCACACTATAAGTATTGAAACGTGTGTACTTTGGGCTAAAACAAGAGGGCGAATTGTTGGGATTGAGTACGCCGAAGCGTTTCGGCTATTGAGGTATGTAGGATGA
- a CDS encoding class I SAM-dependent methyltransferase — translation MNKSWDIGYLYDEVFEKEGDSYKSLLWGGQNRQFVTYRTICQEIDFNGTSILDVGCGFGDFYEFLYERTGWLKRYVGIDIKKEFVDIARKRYCTGPELMFACCDIDSMPKVKVDYALAIGTLATKDIFDDLIPKMWKIADLGIVFTCLSDIDYKGSLVSYHPDRILATCFVLSPHVVMRHDYGEQEATFFVFRKERR, via the coding sequence GTGAATAAATCGTGGGATATAGGATACTTGTATGATGAGGTCTTTGAAAAGGAAGGAGATAGCTACAAGTCACTGTTGTGGGGAGGACAGAACCGACAGTTTGTAACGTATAGGACAATCTGTCAGGAGATCGATTTCAACGGTACTTCGATATTGGATGTCGGCTGTGGATTTGGTGACTTCTACGAGTTTTTGTATGAAAGGACTGGATGGTTGAAACGGTATGTAGGGATAGACATTAAAAAGGAGTTTGTGGATATTGCCCGAAAACGATACTGTACAGGCCCGGAGTTAATGTTTGCCTGCTGTGATATTGACTCAATGCCTAAAGTAAAGGTTGATTATGCCCTTGCGATAGGAACGCTGGCAACGAAAGATATATTTGATGATTTGATACCTAAAATGTGGAAGATCGCCGATCTTGGAATCGTTTTTACGTGCCTGAGTGATATAGATTATAAAGGATCACTGGTTTCGTACCATCCCGACAGGATCCTTGCGACCTGTTTTGTGCTGTCACCCCATGTGGTAATGAGGCATGATTATGGGGAACAGGAAGCAACCTTTTTTGTATTTAGAAAAGAAAGACGTTAG
- a CDS encoding WbqC family protein yields the protein MRVTINQPLFFQRLHMFNRIAECDIAVVLHSAQFVRNGDQPKLFLKSANRLQEMKVPTLHDGRQSIKDTRIDYGQQWQRKMIRTIEMNYGKTPFFSTYFDAIKKIICQTYASIGELNIATLRYGMAVLGIDVKLVLDDELDIDPYDNPSDWMLNICKALHATEYHCGKVAADKYLDYDRFRKVGIKVFPQDWTAREYEQPYKPFIGNLSVIDLLMNVGGGDAGKEMLR from the coding sequence ATGAGGGTAACCATAAATCAGCCGTTGTTTTTTCAGAGATTGCACATGTTTAATCGTATTGCGGAATGCGATATCGCAGTGGTACTTCATTCCGCACAATTCGTGAGGAATGGAGACCAGCCTAAGCTGTTTCTGAAGTCTGCAAACCGTTTGCAGGAAATGAAGGTCCCTACCCTTCACGACGGAAGACAGTCAATAAAAGATACCAGGATTGATTACGGTCAGCAGTGGCAAAGAAAGATGATAAGGACAATAGAAATGAATTATGGAAAAACACCCTTCTTCTCTACCTACTTCGATGCGATTAAAAAGATTATATGTCAAACATACGCCTCTATAGGCGAATTAAACATTGCAACCCTCAGGTATGGCATGGCGGTCCTTGGCATCGACGTTAAGCTTGTACTAGATGATGAGCTTGATATTGATCCGTATGACAATCCGTCAGATTGGATGTTAAATATCTGCAAGGCACTCCACGCAACTGAATACCATTGTGGGAAGGTTGCTGCTGACAAGTACCTGGATTACGACAGGTTTCGTAAGGTAGGAATAAAGGTTTTTCCACAGGACTGGACAGCACGGGAGTACGAACAACCGTATAAGCCGTTTATTGGGAATCTGTCTGTAATTGACCTGCTGATGAATGTTGGCGGAGGAGATGCAGGAAAGGAGATGTTAAGGTGA